The window CGATTATTTTTCTTTACAAATCAATTTTCAACCAAATTTGAATTTGCAATCTTCCAAAGTCATATTTTTATCGATAATCAGTATTTTTTCATTTTTAATAAATGTCCCTTTTTAGAGGGGGCTCAACTTTGAACTTTGAATTTAAAGAGAGTCGCCATCACCGGGCCGGAATCGACTGGCAAATCAGAGCTGACAAAGCAATTGGCCGGTTATTATCAGACGCTCTGGGTTCCTGAAGTTGCCAGGGAATACCTTGTCAATCTCGGCAGAGCTTATGTGTTTGAAGATATTTTAGCGATAGCAAAAGAACAGTTAGAACTGGAAAATACAATAGCTGAAAAAGCTGAAAAAATCTTGTTTTGCGATACTGACTTCCTGGTCACGAAGATTTGGAGCAGCTATAAATACGGCAAATGTGATCAATGGATCGAAGAAAAGGTAAAAAGTCATATCTATGATTTATATTTGCTTTGCGACATCGATTTACCGTGGGTGGAAGACCCGTTACGGGAGCATCCGGGAAAGCGGGAAGAATTATTCGGCTTGTACCTGAATGCATTGCAGCAACTAAATGTTGATTTTGCCATTATTTCAGGCAAGAGCGAACTGAGGTTAAAAAATGCAATTTTAGCGGTGGAAAAGACGTTTTGAAATTTGAAATTGGAAATTTGGAACCTGGAACTTTAAACCAAAACCTGAAAGTCCTCTATTTGCCGCGTTGGTATCCGAACCGGTATGATCCGATGCAGGGACTGTTCATTGAAAGGCATGCAAGGTCTGTCTCAGGTCATGTGGACGTTGCGGTGCTTTATGTTCACCAGGATGACAGGCTTGTGAAGGAAAGAATGGAATTTGAGCGGTTACGGGATGATGAGCTGTTGCAGTTGAAAATCTATTATAAACCTTACCGGTTTTCAGTTCCAGTTATTAAGCCATTGATAAATTTTTGCAGATATCTAAGGTATCATTACCGGGGATTAAAGATGATAAAGAAAGAGTTTGGCCGGCCTGATCTCATCCATGTCAATGTTTTAACCCGTCTGGGAATGGTGGCTTTATTTTACAAATGGATGAGCGGAACGCCCTATGTCATCACCGAGCACTGGACCCGCTACCTCCCGCAAATGGATAATTACAAAGGCGCATTTCGAAGAGTGATAACCAGGCTGGCAGTGAGAAAAGCTTCAGCCGTCATGCCGGTTACGGAAAACCTGAGGAAAGCGATGGAAAGCCATGGATTGAGAAACAGAAATTACCTGGTCATTCCCAATGTTGTTGATATGGAAATATTTGATATAAGGGAAGGTATTTCCGGGAGGGCGAAAAAGAGTTTCATCCATGTTTCCTGCTTTGAAGACAAGCAAAAGAATATTTCAGGTATACTCCGGGTTTTAAAACGACTTTCAGAGCAGCGGACAGATTGGGTCTGCCACATGGTAGGGGAAGGAATTCATCTGAATGATCTTGTTAACTTTGCCAAAGTGTTGAATATTGAGGGCAAGTTTGTAATATTTCATGGGTTAAAGGAAAATGAAGAATTGGCTAAACTGATGGCAGAGGCTGATTTCCAGGTTATGTTCAGCCGGTTTGAGAATCTGCCCGTAGTCATACTTGAAAGCTTTGCCTGCGGTGTCCCGGTATTGTCGACAGATGTCGGGGGCATCAGCGAACACATCAATAATGAGCTGGGTTTGCTTATCTACAGTGAAGACGAAGATAAATTACTCGAAAAGATTAGTCTTATGCTCGATAATCATGAGAAATACGATAAAATAAAGATCAGGGAATACGCTAAGAGTCATTTTAGTAAGGAAGTGATCGGAGCACGGCTATTTGACGTATATCTTTCAATAATTAAAAATTAAAAATTAACGAATAACCACTAACCACTAACTAATAACCGTCTTGTTCGGCAAGATCCTCAATACCTTCGGTGCCAGGGCGCTTTCAGCGGTGATCAACCTGCTGATCGCCATCATTTTATCGCAGTACCTTGGTCCGGCCGGAAAAGGAGTCCAGAGCCTGATCATCACTACAATTACCTTTGTGCTGGTCTTTGCAAACCTGGTGGGAGGAGGTACGCTGGTTTACCTCGTTCCCAGGCATGCACCTGCTTTGTTGATCCTTCCCTCCTATCTATGGACTATACTGATCGGCTTGGTTTCTTATTTCGTTTTGCGCTTTTTTCCGGTTGTCGACGAATCGTTCATCTTGCATATCTGTGTCCTGTCGGTTTTAAATTCGTTCGTGTCAATCCATACATCGATCCTAATAGGAAGAGAGAAGATCGGCACATCGAACCTGATCAGTTTATTTCAACCTTGCATCCTCATCCTCAGCTTGCTGATCTTTTTCACGCTCAAGGATGAGCCGGGGATCTTGGATTACATCTATTCTCTTTACTTTTCATTTGGCCTTTCGGTGCTGGTCAGTTTTGCATACTACAAAAAATATTGTGGAAGGATTAGTTTATACAGGCTCAAGGATTACCGGCAAATAGCTGTTGAGATGGTCCGCTATGGCATTCTGAACCAGGTTGCCCATATCACCCAAATGCTCAGTTTCAGGTTGAGCTATTATGTCCTGGATCATTATCATGGTGAGGCGGCTGTCGGTGTCTACTCCAACGGCATTTCGCTGGCTGAATCGATCTGGCTTATCGCTAAAAGTATTTCGATGGTCCAGTATTCAAGGATTGCCAATATTGATAACAGAGTTGAGGCTGCGAGACTCACGGTAAGGCTGATCAAATTCAGCATTGCTGCCAGCCTGATAATTCTCATCCCCCTGATGTTGCTGCCTTCTTCATTCTATGTATTTATTTTCGGGGAAGGATTTTCGGGTACACGTATGGTGATCTGGACTTTGGCTGTCGGTGTGCTGGTTTATAATTTTTCCATCCTGGCCGGCCATTATTTTTCCGGGACCGGCCGCTACCAGGTCAATGCCATGGCATCTTCGCTGGGGCTTGTTGCATCGGTTATTCTTTATTTCACCCTTATCCCGAAATTCAGCCTGTCCGGAGCAGGTTGGGCAACCTCATTATCTTACCTGATAACGACTATTATTCTGATGACCCTGTTCAACAGGGAAAATAAATACTGGTATAAAGATCTTATTCCTTCGCGGGGAGATGTCGCCCAAATTAAATCTGAACTTATTAATATCATGCAAAAAAAGAAGCGATCATAATTTCGCTGCCTGCACGTGCATCCAGTCGAAGTTCCTTTCCCTTCCAAGGCTTACCCATCCTTCATCTTCCCAAAATTGCCACCATTTATTATATACAGGTTGGGCGAAAGAGGCTTTATCGCGTCCCCAGTCAAGTTTATTCCTGCCCGGATCGAAATCCACCGCAATGCCCCAACTATGCATCGACCATTTTGTTCCGCCGCGTATCGGTCTTTCATTATAACAACCTCCCCATGAATCAAGGCGGAGCTCACGGATTTTATCAGGTCCGTAATAATTAAAGACATTTGTAAGCACTCTTTTCATGCTATCATGTACTTTCTGGTGGCAGGAGAAAGAGTTGACCGAAGTTTGCAAATCCCAGGAAAGCCGGTGCGTGTATGGAAGCTGAAGTTTAACCAGACTCGAGCCTTTTGGGCCATAGAAAGCATCAAAACCAGCCGTGTACTGGACAGGCCAATTGTTAGGGTTGACCGGCGAGCGTTCCTCAGGGCGCCAGGGATCAGGCAATTGACCGTTTTCTTTTAGATAAAGGTATTGGTTAAGGGCATATTCAGTCTGTGAACCCCAATAGCCATCAATATCTCCGGGGCTGATGCCATTTTCCTGGCAGAGAAGCTGAATAAAACCGTGAATTTTACGGGAGATATTCCAGCTTTTTTCTAATCCGGTGATTTTATTGAGTGCTGATTCAGTGCCGCTGCCGGCAACACCATCTACCTCACCTGAGTAAAGACCTCTCTTTTTGAGCTCTTCCTGGACAAATTCAATTCTTTTTTTCATAAATAATTAATTTAAAGGTGATTAATGATGGTTTTCATGACTTTGGGAAGAGCGGGACTTCATCTCGCGGGATGGAGTTCCTTTGTGAAAGCGAATATCGACCTGAAAAGACCCGGAGGGTTCAACAGGGGCATCCAAAGGTTTTCCCCCGGTTTGGCCTGGTAAATAAACAGCACATAAGGTATGTGCGATGTGGAAGATATGCTGGTGAAAGGATAAGGGGCATCCATGCAGGATGCCGGCTAAAACCTCATAACGGATAGTTTCAGGGTTACGGGCATAATCGTGCCAGACAACCACGGAATTCTCATGTACCAGATGACTGAAAACTTTTTGCGTATCGTTTTTAACCATTTCAAAGTGGTGGTCGCTATCGATGAAAATAAGATCAAATTTTTGGTTTAAAGATTGAAAATCAAAGGATAGGGTGTTACCATCCAGGTGCCTGATATTAGGAATGTTTTTAGAATAGTATTTATGGAGATCGATATAGTGTTGATTTAAACCCTTATTCTTCATTTCATCCTCAGAAAGATTCAGGGTAAAGCAAATCCCGGCAACTGAAGCAACATTAGCTACACTTTCGCCTCGCCAGGTACCGATCTCGAAATAGCTGCAATGAGGGATCCTGCGAGCCAGTTTTTTCAGTAATGCCAGATCGGTTGGCAGGGATCCGCCATCAAGGAAAGCAAACGGGTCAATCGTTTCTGAAAAATCCCCGAATAACTCTTCGGCCTTGATGACGGGTAGGCCGTATTGAAATCCATATTTTTTAATGACTTCATTTTTCCAATACTGGTCTTCTTCCAGGACCTTATTCAGCAGCCAGGGGTTCCGGATGAGGACACTGAGGGCTCGGAAGGCTTTTGAGATTTTGGACATGAGCAGAGATTTACTGAAATCAAAGGTACTAAAAAGGGATAAAATGGACTCAATCCCAAGGAATGGAGTCCTCTTATGCACTTTTTCAACATTAAATTATTCATAAGTTTCCTGACTTGCCCGAAAAATAAAGGATTCCTGATGTTACCTTTGCGAAAATTTTATGCTTGGTAACGGCAGAAAAATATACTGAAGACAGCATTAAATCGCTTGACTGGCGGGAACATATCCGGCTCAGGCCTGGTATGTATATCGGAAAGCTCGGTGACGGGGCAGCCCAGGATGATGGCATTTACGTCCTGATGAAAGAAATACTTGACAATTGCATCGATGAACATGTCATGGGATATGGAACCCGGATCGATGTTACGATCAGGGAAAAAATCGTTACCATCAGGGACTTCGGCCGTGGGATGCCCCTCGGTAAAGTGATTGACTGTGTATCCAAAATCAATACAGGGGCAAAATACGATTCCAAAGTTTTTAAAAAAGCTGTCGGACTGAATGGCGTGGGCTCAAAAGCAGTCAACGCCCTGTCGTCCTATTTCAAAGCCCAATCGATAAGGGAAGGGAAAACCAAAATCGTCGAATTCGATAGAGGAGAACTCATACAGGATCATAATATTGTCGACTGCGACCTTCCTCAAGGCACCGAAATCTCTTTTATCCCCGATGATAAAATTTTCGGGCATTTTTACTATATCACCGAGTATGTAGAGAAACTGCTCTGGAACTATGCTTTTCTTAACAATGGATTGATACTTACCCTAAACGGGGAAAGATTCCAGGCAAAGAATGGATTGCTCGATCTGCTAAACCTTTATCTCAATGGAAACGGCGGAGCAAATTACCCAATCATCCATATAAAAGATGATGACTTTGAATGCGCCTTCACCCATAGTTCGAAACAATATGGGGAAGAATATTATTCTTTCGTCAACGGCCAGTTCACACCCCAGGGCGGTACCCATCTCCAATCTTTCCGTGAAGGCATCGTTAAAACCATCAGAGAATTTTACAATAAGGATTACGATACCAACGATATCCGCGCTTCCATCATGGCTGCCATCAGCCTTAAAGTGCAGGAACCTATCTTTGAATCGCAGACCAAGACCAAGCTGGGTTCCATGCACATGGAACCTAACGGGCAGACTATACGTAATTATATGATGGATATTATCAAGAAAAATCTCGATAATTACCTGCATAAAAACCCGGATACCGCTGAAGCACTGCAACTTAAAATACTTCAATCGGAAAAGGAACGGAAAGATTTAGCTGACATTAAGAAACTTGCCAAAGAAAGCGTAAAAAAGGCGAGCCTTCATAATAAAAAGCTTCGTGACTGCAAAGTTCATTATAACACCAACCATGAAGACCGGCTGGAAAGCACCATTTTTATCACTGAAGGCGACAGCGCCAGCGGTTCTATTACCAAAGCGCGCCAGGTCAGCACGCAGGCCGTCTTCAGCCTGAAAGGCAAACCGCTTAATGTATATGGCCTGACGAAAAAGATCGTTTACCAGAATGAAGAGTTCAACCTTTTGCAATCGGCCCTGAATGTCGATGAAAGCATTGAAAACCTCCGTTACAACCTGGTTGTAATTGCCACTGATGCCGATGTGGATGGTATGCACATCCGCCTGTTGCTGATGACCTTCTTTCTGCAGTTTTATCCCGATCTTGTTAAAGCCGGACATCTTTACATCCTCACGACGCCCCTATTCAGGGTCAGGAATAAGAAAGAAACCATCTATTGTTATTCGGGGGAAGAAAAGCAACAGGCACTCAATAAATTAGGGCAAAATGCTGAAATCACGCGTTTCAAAGGGCTCGGGGAAATATCCCCCGGGGAATTCAGCTATTTCATCGGCACTAATATGCGGCTTGAACCCGTCCTTATGGAAAGAGAATCCTCTATTAAAACCCTCCTTGAATTCTACATGGGAAAGAACACCCCGGACCGGCAAAACTTTATCATTGACAACCTGAGACTGGAAGAAGATATAGTGCCCGAGGAAGCAGTAAATATGATACAGTTCTGAGTTCTGAGTTCTGCCAACTGCCAACTGTCAACTGACTTCAAATCTTCCTGAACGCTTTCCCCAACTCTTTAATGATATCCCCCGCAATCATTGACTCCACCCCTTGTTCTTTAGCTGCCAGATCGCCAGCCAGTCCATGTAAATAAACTCCGATCAGGCAGGCATCCCTGGGATGATATTTTTGTGCTAAAAGACCAAGGATCAGTCCTGTGAGCACATCGCCGCTTCCTCCGGTGGCCATTCCCGGGTTCCCGGTAGTATTGAACCAGCAAATCCCATCAGGACCACAAATACATGTTTGCGCGCCTTTCAGTACCATATAAACACCATATTTAATGCAGAATTCCCTTTGCAACTGGTTCCTGTGGAAGTCATCTTTAGCTTTCCCTGCCAGCCTTTCAAATTCTTTAGGGTGAGGTGTAAAGACACTATTCTTCGGGACAAAAGGTATCCAGGTTTTATTTTCTCCCAGAATAGTCAGCGCATCGGCATCAAATAACAAGGGAACTACCGAATTCTGGATCAGGAGCTTCAGGGCTTTTTTGGTTTTTTCATGGAAGCCAATCCCAGGGCCAATACCGATAGCCGTGAAAGGTGCCAGGTCAGGCAATTGGGAGAAGCAATCCTCATCCGGATCGATGGTTACCATCGCTTCGGGAACTAAGGTCTGAATTACCTGGTAACCTTTAGCCGGTGTATGCGCATGCACCAGTCCAACTCCCGACCGCAGGCAGGCTTTTGAAGCCAGTACCGAAGCTCCCATTTTGCCATAACTGCCTGCAATAAGCAAAGCATGGCCAAATTGCCCCTTATGGGCAAATTTTGTCCGTGGTTTAAGTAAAGAACCGGCCATCTTGCGGGTCAATAAGAAATTCTTAGCTTCAACCCGGTCAATAAACCCCTTCTGTAGGCCGATATCAAATAATTTCCAATTCCCCACAAAACTGTCGTTTTCCGAAAACATAAACGCCAATTTCGGAAGCTGGAAAGAAAGGGTAAAATCTGCCTGTATAACTGCACCGGCTTTGACATCCGTGTGCTCATCGCTGAATAGCCCGGAAGGCATATCAATGGCTACGACCAGCGCTTTGCTTTCGTTAATATGACGGATGACACGGGCCGGGAAATCCCTGACCGGTTTGCCCAATCCTGATCCGAAAATGGCATCAATCACTACATCATCAGGTAAAATCGGGGGCAGAACATCGCCGTCCCTCAGGTCCTTAAGGATCACATGCCCAACATTTTTCAAACGGTCATAATTGACCTGAAAATCATCTGAACATTTCTCCGCATACCTGATTATATAAATTTCGACATTAAAATTATTCAGGGCCATCAGCCGGGCGATGACCAGACCATCGCCGCCATTGTTTCCAAGCCCGCAAAATACCAGTAAACGGCGCTGGCTGTCCACCCTTTTTCTTAGCCATTGGTAACAGGTTGTGGCTGCTCTTTCCATTAAGTCAACTGAGGCAATGGGCTCATTGTCAATAGTATAGGTATCAGCTTCACGGATTTTTTCAATCGTCAGGATTTTCATGGCGCGGGCTTTATGCTTACAAATTTACGATTTCAATGCCCGATCTCAAAAGAAGATGAAAAGAAACTCAAACTGTCACGTTTGGCAGGACATCATCTTTACGTTAACTTTGGCGCTGATATGGGAAGAAGATCTTTCAGAAAGCAGCCCCTCCCCTTTTTAGAAAAGGTCGAGGTCATAGATGCAGGCGCAGAAGGCAAAGCGGTGGCGCGGGTAAATAACCGGGTAGTCTTTATCCCTTTTGGTGTGCCCGGGGATATTGTCGATGTCCAGGTGACGAAGAAGAAGAAATCATTTTTTGAAGCAAGGATCGTTCATTTCCACGAATACTCCCCTTTCCGCATAGAACCTGTCTGCGAACATTTCGGGCTTTGCGGCGGCTGCCGGTGGCAGAACATGAGCTATGATAAGCAATTGTTTTTCAAACAAAAACAGGTAAAAGACCATTTCGACCGGATCGGGAAATTTGATTATCCTGAAATCCGGCCGATCCTTGCTTCAGAAGATGTGTTTTTCTATCGTAACAAGCTGGATTACACCTTTTCCAGCCGGAAATGGTTCACCGGTCAAAAGCCGGAAACCGGGGAAAATACGGATTGCAACGGGATCGGTTTTCACCTTATCGGGATGTTTGACCGGATCATCGATATTGAAAAATGCCATTTGCAACCTGACCCTTCTAACGAGATAAGGCTGGCTGTCAGGGAGTATTCCTTATCTAAAGGGCTGAGTTTTTATAATGCCAAAACCTGGGAGGGTTTGCTCAGGAACCTGATCATCCGCAATACTTTATCAGGTCAGTTAATGGTGATCATCGTTTTCCGGGATGATGAAGAGGAGATCATTCGTGAACTTTTACAACATGTGAAAGAGACGATTCCAGCCATTACTTCCCTGATGTATGTCATTAATCCTAAGAAAAATGATGACATATCCGACCTGGAGATCAGGCTTTTCCATGGAAATCCATATATCCTGGAAGAATTGACTGCCTTTCATGCTGATGATCCCCAATTAAAATTCAAGATCGGGCCCGTATCGTTTTTCCAGACCAACGCGAAACAAGCTGCCCTGCTTTACCATGTCGCTGCAGAAATGGCCGGCTTCCAAGGCCATGAGACCGTTTACGATCTATATTCCGGTGCCGGTGCCATCGCGTGTTATGTGTCAAAATATGTGCGGAAAGTCGTTGGTTTGGAATCCATCCCGTCAGCAGTAGCTGATGCAGGTGAAAATGCAGTTTTGAATGGCATTACTAATGTCACTTTTCATGCCGGGGATATTGCAAAAATCCTGAACCAGGAATTCTTTGAAGCCAACGGCCTGCCTGACATCATCATTACCGATCCCCCGCGTAACGGCATGCATGGAAAGGTTATAGATCAAATCCTGGCAGCAATGCCTCAAAAAGTTGTTTATATCAGTTGCAACCCCGCCACACAGGCACGCGATATCCGGCTTATGTCAGACCTTTATGAAATCAAGGCTGTCCAGCCCGCTGACATGTTCCCGCACACGCAGCATGTAGAGAATGTGGTGCTTCTTGAGCGAGTGAAGAGTGAAGAGTGAAGAGTGAAGAGTGAAAAATGAACGGGGTAAAGCAAATATGAATTTTGGAACATTGGGACCCTGGAACATTGGAACCAGAAACTAGAAACAAAATACTTTCAGTCCAGGTTTTCCTTTTCCCTGCTCCAGTTCATTCTTCTTAAAATATCCCTTCTTCTGGCGATGAGGTCGGTCAGTTCAATGACCATATCGGCATTCAACTGCCTGGCCATAGGCAAGATGCCCAGGGTGGAAAAACTGTGCCGGAACTGGTTGCCGCCCACTATTCTGCTGACACTGATCAAAGCCGTAGCTTTCAATATATAAGGGGCAAGCACAAGGTTTTGCAGTGCATCTAAATCGCTCATAATAGTTGGGATGGTTTATTAGGAACAAAATTACGAAGAAGTTCATCCAGTTTAACTTCCTCCCCATCAACCTTTATAGCAGCTTTTGAATAAAATTCATGCCGGGTGTTCATATGATCCCGTATGAATGAAGGCAGTTGTTCGTGTGGAATATTCTTCAGCATCGGGCGGTTGTGTATTTTACCTGCCAGCCTTTTCATGATCGTATCAAACCCTGTATCAACATATACAGTTATGCCTTTTTGGTTCATTAGCGCCATATTATCAGCATAACAGGCTGTTCCTCCTCCCGTTGCGATCACAGTTTGCCGGTCATCCAGGTGATTGTACAGGATTTCCCGCTCCTTTTGCCTGAAAGCAGCCTCTCCGAATTTCTCAAAAAAACTTCCGATGGAATGACCGGTTGAAATTTCAAACATCTCATCCATATCATAGAAACGATAATTCAACCGCTCCGCCAGGTGTTTTCCCAGCGTCGTCTTGCCGGCACCCATGTAACCTATAATGAAGATTAACATCGTTTGGAAAAATAAGTCGCGAAAACTAATTCTGCAGCCTGACATTCGTCGTAATGCCGGATTTGACCTCGAATGATCTTTCGATGGTGAAAATGGAACGGTCGACATAACGCGAGCGAAAAACCGCGCGATACAAGCCCGGCATGAGCACCAGTGATTCCTGCGGCTGGCCCGTGTCCCTGAAAGTATAAACCCATTCCAGTTTCCCATTTTTCTCCAAATATAGACTGCCAAAACCCCGGACTGATTTCTGAATCACAGCGATGCCGGGAACAGGAATATCTATTGTTGTCGTATGGCTTTGGATTATTTTCACATCGTTGACGTAAAACCTTGGTAAACTGAGGATCTCGAGGTTATAAATACCGGTGATATATTTTTCAGGCTGATCAATATCCTGAACATTAACAGTTTCCATACTTCCCTCTCTTCTGATAATAGCCTTTAAAGCTTTCAGCGTAGTATTCTGGGAGTTCATCTTCAAATGCAGGAATCCCTGGGGAACATTCACCGGGATAATCGTATGTGTTCCCGGGTTTAGCCGGATGCTGTCAACCATGACAGGGGGAATGGTATGCACTACAATATCATAGGTGATCAAAGGGTCTATGTCGAGCGTATCAGGCAATCCAAAGCTATTTAATGTATGGATATAATTGTATCTTATCTTGCCGGTATAATTATCATAAAATGTCATATTAACATTAGTCTCTGTGGGCCGGTTATTGGCATCCAACAGGTTAACCTGGCTGGTCGTCGGATTAAGCGCCCTGGAAACTACAACATTCAGGGCGATGCTGAACTGATCTTCACTGGAAGCATCAAAATAAGTACCGACGCAATTGAAAGCCTTCTCGAAATTAGTTCCGATACCAACAATAAATGGCTTGAGTGCAATTCCGCTTTTTTGAAGGGTCTCTGAAGCCTTGCAGGGATCGCCACCACATTCCTCGATACCGTCAGTTATCAAAACGATAACGTTACGACAATTCACGCAGGGGGTGAAATCATTGACAGTTTGCTCAAGGGAATAAGCAATGGGAGAAGTTCCCTTGGGAACGATCGAGCTTAACCTGTTCTTTATCTTATCATAATTATCTTTCCCGAAAGGCACTTCCAGACGTGTATCATTACAAACCTGAGGGGGATAGACATACTGATGCCCGTATATTCTCAATGCCACTTCCAGGTGTTGCATGGTTCTCAGGCTATCAAGCACTTTTATCAGAATATTCCTGGCTATATTGATCTTTAAATCACTTTGCCACCTGCCATACATGCTTTGTGAAGCATCAAATACAAAAAGAATGCGGGTTAAAGGTTTTATATCCTGCACAGCAGGCGGATTTGGCTGTACCTGTGCAATTGCAGAACAGGCGCCAATCAGGATATAGATTGCTAAAAATAAGGACCGGATGGTGCTGGTCACAATTGGAGTTTTTTTCAAAAATAGATAATTACTCAATTAATCAGTAATAAATTGTTCATAAAATGAAATGGAGATACCCCACAGACGGAAACTGCATTATTAATTTTGAATTTTTAACTATCCGGCTTTTGCGGAACATAGAAACCTTGATGAATAAGAAATCTGGCATTATTCGGATTTTTCTTTTGTTGATCCTGTTGGTTCAACAATTCCCGGCCGGTGGGCAGATTAACACTATACAGCCTGGTAATCCGGGAGACAGATGGGTAGACTCGGTCATGATCTCCCTGACGATAGATGAAATGATCGGCCAGTTACTTGTGGTCCGGGCCAATATACCAGGGCAGGACTATTTTGACATTATAGACCAGTATATTAAGAATTACAACATTGGTGGGGTAACTTTTTTCGGTGGCCATCCTGCCTTGCAGGCCCGCCGGACCAATCACTGGCAAAGTCTCGCAAAAACACCGTTATTTATTTCTATTGATGGGGAATGGGGTCCGGCCATGAGGCTCGACAGCATCATGGCTTTTCCTTACCAGATGACCCTGGGAGCCATCAGTAATGACAGCCTGATCTATCAAATGGGGCTTGAAGTAGCCCGGCAATGCAAGCAAATCGGCGTGCAAATAAATTTCGCCCCGGTTGTGGATATTAACTCCAACCCTGACAACCCGGTCATTCACATGCGTTCGTTCGGAGAAAACAAGGAGGATGTGGCATGTAAAGGTTTGATGTATTGTAAAGGAATGCAGGATGGAGG is drawn from Bacteroidales bacterium and contains these coding sequences:
- a CDS encoding polysaccharide biosynthesis C-terminal domain-containing protein is translated as MFGKILNTFGARALSAVINLLIAIILSQYLGPAGKGVQSLIITTITFVLVFANLVGGGTLVYLVPRHAPALLILPSYLWTILIGLVSYFVLRFFPVVDESFILHICVLSVLNSFVSIHTSILIGREKIGTSNLISLFQPCILILSLLIFFTLKDEPGILDYIYSLYFSFGLSVLVSFAYYKKYCGRISLYRLKDYRQIAVEMVRYGILNQVAHITQMLSFRLSYYVLDHYHGEAAVGVYSNGISLAESIWLIAKSISMVQYSRIANIDNRVEAARLTVRLIKFSIAASLIILIPLMLLPSSFYVFIFGEGFSGTRMVIWTLAVGVLVYNFSILAGHYFSGTGRYQVNAMASSLGLVASVILYFTLIPKFSLSGAGWATSLSYLITTIILMTLFNRENKYWYKDLIPSRGDVAQIKSELINIMQKKKRS
- a CDS encoding type IIA DNA topoisomerase subunit B; its protein translation is MVTAEKYTEDSIKSLDWREHIRLRPGMYIGKLGDGAAQDDGIYVLMKEILDNCIDEHVMGYGTRIDVTIREKIVTIRDFGRGMPLGKVIDCVSKINTGAKYDSKVFKKAVGLNGVGSKAVNALSSYFKAQSIREGKTKIVEFDRGELIQDHNIVDCDLPQGTEISFIPDDKIFGHFYYITEYVEKLLWNYAFLNNGLILTLNGERFQAKNGLLDLLNLYLNGNGGANYPIIHIKDDDFECAFTHSSKQYGEEYYSFVNGQFTPQGGTHLQSFREGIVKTIREFYNKDYDTNDIRASIMAAISLKVQEPIFESQTKTKLGSMHMEPNGQTIRNYMMDIIKKNLDNYLHKNPDTAEALQLKILQSEKERKDLADIKKLAKESVKKASLHNKKLRDCKVHYNTNHEDRLESTIFITEGDSASGSITKARQVSTQAVFSLKGKPLNVYGLTKKIVYQNEEFNLLQSALNVDESIENLRYNLVVIATDADVDGMHIRLLLMTFFLQFYPDLVKAGHLYILTTPLFRVRNKKETIYCYSGEEKQQALNKLGQNAEITRFKGLGEISPGEFSYFIGTNMRLEPVLMERESSIKTLLEFYMGKNTPDRQNFIIDNLRLEEDIVPEEAVNMIQF
- a CDS encoding ATP-binding protein translates to MNLKRVAITGPESTGKSELTKQLAGYYQTLWVPEVAREYLVNLGRAYVFEDILAIAKEQLELENTIAEKAEKILFCDTDFLVTKIWSSYKYGKCDQWIEEKVKSHIYDLYLLCDIDLPWVEDPLREHPGKREELFGLYLNALQQLNVDFAIISGKSELRLKNAILAVEKTF
- a CDS encoding M15 family metallopeptidase — translated: MKKRIEFVQEELKKRGLYSGEVDGVAGSGTESALNKITGLEKSWNISRKIHGFIQLLCQENGISPGDIDGYWGSQTEYALNQYLYLKENGQLPDPWRPEERSPVNPNNWPVQYTAGFDAFYGPKGSSLVKLQLPYTHRLSWDLQTSVNSFSCHQKVHDSMKRVLTNVFNYYGPDKIRELRLDSWGGCYNERPIRGGTKWSMHSWGIAVDFDPGRNKLDWGRDKASFAQPVYNKWWQFWEDEGWVSLGRERNFDWMHVQAAKL
- a CDS encoding class I SAM-dependent methyltransferase; its protein translation is MSKISKAFRALSVLIRNPWLLNKVLEEDQYWKNEVIKKYGFQYGLPVIKAEELFGDFSETIDPFAFLDGGSLPTDLALLKKLARRIPHCSYFEIGTWRGESVANVASVAGICFTLNLSEDEMKNKGLNQHYIDLHKYYSKNIPNIRHLDGNTLSFDFQSLNQKFDLIFIDSDHHFEMVKNDTQKVFSHLVHENSVVVWHDYARNPETIRYEVLAGILHGCPLSFHQHIFHIAHTLCAVYLPGQTGGKPLDAPVEPSGSFQVDIRFHKGTPSREMKSRSSQSHENHH
- a CDS encoding glycosyltransferase — protein: MEPGTLNQNLKVLYLPRWYPNRYDPMQGLFIERHARSVSGHVDVAVLYVHQDDRLVKERMEFERLRDDELLQLKIYYKPYRFSVPVIKPLINFCRYLRYHYRGLKMIKKEFGRPDLIHVNVLTRLGMVALFYKWMSGTPYVITEHWTRYLPQMDNYKGAFRRVITRLAVRKASAVMPVTENLRKAMESHGLRNRNYLVIPNVVDMEIFDIREGISGRAKKSFIHVSCFEDKQKNISGILRVLKRLSEQRTDWVCHMVGEGIHLNDLVNFAKVLNIEGKFVIFHGLKENEELAKLMAEADFQVMFSRFENLPVVILESFACGVPVLSTDVGGISEHINNELGLLIYSEDEDKLLEKISLMLDNHEKYDKIKIREYAKSHFSKEVIGARLFDVYLSIIKN